The Phycisphaeraceae bacterium genome segment GCCCGGGCCGGACGCCTTCGAGATGGCCGATCGTCTGCGGCACCTGCACCCTCAGGCGCGGGTGATCTTTCTGTCCGCGCACATCCGCGATCGGTATCTGAACGCGGCGTACAAGTGCGGCGCGTGGGGATACTTCGCCAAGGGCGATGAGCTGGAGGACATCGTCGCGGGTGTGAAGCAGGTGGCGGCGCAGACCAGCAGCGCGTTCGTCATGGGGCCGAAGGTGAAGGCGCACTGCGCCCTGCCGCGCGCCGGGAGTCACGGTCGTTCATCGTCCGCCGAAGCCGCGCCGCGCACCGCGCTGGATGCGCTCACCCCCCGCGAGATTGAGGTGCTGCGGCTGATCGGGAAGGGGTTGTCGCGCACGCAGATCGCCAAGGAGCTCTGCCGCAGCGCCAAGACGATCGACGGTCACCAGGAGCGCATTCTCAAGAAGCTGGGAGTCGAGTCACGGGCGGA includes the following:
- a CDS encoding response regulator transcription factor; this translates as MDDHAVLVEGLKAQFAVDGRVRVVGRLATAEKLLDEVERLHPRVVLLDIEMPGPDAFEMADRLRHLHPQARVIFLSAHIRDRYLNAAYKCGAWGYFAKGDELEDIVAGVKQVAAQTSSAFVMGPKVKAHCALPRAGSHGRSSSAEAAPRTALDALTPREIEVLRLIGKGLSRTQIAKELCRSAKTIDGHQERILKKLGVESRAELMRLAIREGFAEA